The following nucleotide sequence is from Kineobactrum salinum.
CCAGCCATGCTGTGGCAAAAGACCCGCGGCCTGTTGCCGGCACCGGAGCTGATCCTGGACTGTGCGGTGGAAGCGCTGCGGCTGGATCTGGACACCGCACTGCGGATCGAGTCCCGCGGCCTCACCTGGCTGGCGACGACAGCCCGGGCCGGGAACTGATATCCCGGCCTGCATGAGTTGGGCCACGATCCGGTTGTCATCGCAGTGGCGTCCAGCAAAGGATGAATGCAGCGGCGTTATCCATTACCATTTCTGTCTTGCTGCTGCATTCAGGTCGATATGAAACACTTGTCCTTGTCACCACTGCTGACACTGCTGGCACTGCTGGCTGGCGCCGAAACAGCTGCCGGGAGTCTTTACTCTGTCCCCGGTGCAGGGGAGGATCTGGTGGGTCAGCCACAGCTGACCACCGCCGCTGAGGAAGACACCCTGGTACAGATCGGGCGCCGTTACGGGACCGGTTACGGCGCGATCCGGGCCGTCAATCCGCTGGTGGATGCCTGGTTGCCGGGCGAGGGTACCGAGGTGATGCTCCCCACCTGGCATATCCTGCCGCAGGCAAAACGCGAAGGCATCGTGATCAATACTGCGGAAATGCGTCTGTATCACTACCAGTCGACCGCCGGGGACGGACCATCCGAAGTGGGTGTCTACGCAATCAGTATCGGCCGCCAGGGGCGGCAGACGCCGCTGGCCACAGCCAAAGTGACCCGCAAGGCGCGCAATCCCAGCTGGTATCCGCCGGAATCCATACGCCGCGACCGGGCTGCGCTGGGAGAAACACTGCCGACCCGCGTGCCTCCGGGACCCGACAATCCGCTGGGCAGTCACGCGCTGTATCTCAACCTGCCCGCCTACCTGATTCACGGGACCAACCGGCCACTGGGTATTGGCATGGAGGTGACCAATGGTTGTGTGCGGATGTATCCGGAGGACATCGAATACATCTACGAGCGCGTGCCGGTGGGCAGCACGGTGCAGATCGTGCACCAGCCGGTGAAAGTGGGATGGTCCGATGATGTGCTCTATGCCGAGGTGCACGCACCGCTGGAATGGGAGCAGGTCGGTATCGAACAGCGGCTGCAGCAGGCGCGGGCGGCGATTGCCGCTGCCATCAGCGACCATCCCGGCTTTTCCGTGAGCTGGAATCAGGTGGAAGTGGCAGTACTGGAGTCGAGTGGCTTGCCGGTGGCGGTGGGACCGGCCTGGCGGGTGGAAGCGGATGAGCAGCCCGCTGCAGACGATGCTGCGCGGTCACACCATGAGGCCGCCTGGCGGTAGGCCGGAAAAGCGGGCCTGCCAGCGCTGCGGATACTCGCTGGCAGGCCGCTACGGACCGATTATTTTTGCATGGACTGCTTGAAGGCCCGGTCGATCTTGCTGTTGGCTTCGTCGGCGCTGCGTTTGGCATCATCTGCGGTGCGCTTGGCCTCGTTGGCGGTACGCTCGGCAGCAGCCGCAGATTGCTTGGCTTCGTTGGCAGAGCGCTGCGCCGCTTCGGCCATGCTGCGAACGCTGTCGATTTCAGCTTGCTGAGCGCTGCTGGCGCAGCCTGTGGCCAGTGCCGCGAAGGCCGCAATCGAAACAGCTTTGATCAGGGTAGATTTCATGGTGAGACTCCTTGCTCGAAAAACCGCTTAGGTCAATGACGCCATGCCGTGGCGCCAATAGAATAAGTCCGGCCGGAGCTGCCGGCCGCAGCCAAATTACCATTGCCAGTGAGTAGAAGGCCAGTGAAGAGCAGCGTATTTCGTCAATTTTGTACCTTATTCCTGTTTTTCAGCCTCCTGCAGCCTGTTCTTGCGCTGCCCCAGGCTGATCAG
It contains:
- a CDS encoding L,D-transpeptidase family protein, with product MKHLSLSPLLTLLALLAGAETAAGSLYSVPGAGEDLVGQPQLTTAAEEDTLVQIGRRYGTGYGAIRAVNPLVDAWLPGEGTEVMLPTWHILPQAKREGIVINTAEMRLYHYQSTAGDGPSEVGVYAISIGRQGRQTPLATAKVTRKARNPSWYPPESIRRDRAALGETLPTRVPPGPDNPLGSHALYLNLPAYLIHGTNRPLGIGMEVTNGCVRMYPEDIEYIYERVPVGSTVQIVHQPVKVGWSDDVLYAEVHAPLEWEQVGIEQRLQQARAAIAAAISDHPGFSVSWNQVEVAVLESSGLPVAVGPAWRVEADEQPAADDAARSHHEAAWR
- a CDS encoding Lpp/OprI family alanine-zipper lipoprotein, whose protein sequence is MKSTLIKAVSIAAFAALATGCASSAQQAEIDSVRSMAEAAQRSANEAKQSAAAAERTANEAKRTADDAKRSADEANSKIDRAFKQSMQK